A single Paraburkholderia sp. D15 DNA region contains:
- a CDS encoding GntR family transcriptional regulator has protein sequence MASRSPRSSSQGTSTPAPRSSPIDDDGGVEARIYASITAALLQGRLRPGAQLVERDLAAAFGCTRGALRKVLARLGFEGKLVLEANRGAFVPSPSEDDIRQVYRARQIVEAGIVAALCGELSAAHKRRLRAHVRAEEKASKTGAVDESVRLAGQFHVLLTELAGGTELLGLVGQLVAKTELYKALFDPSKGSACSADEHLRIIEALDAGDLPVALAAMREHLAELEERVVAQVRRSAAGDDLGAVFGE, from the coding sequence ATGGCCTCACGCTCCCCGCGTTCTTCATCCCAGGGCACGTCAACGCCCGCACCCCGCAGCAGCCCGATCGACGACGACGGCGGCGTCGAGGCACGTATTTATGCGTCGATCACCGCGGCCTTGCTGCAGGGGCGTTTGCGGCCGGGCGCGCAACTCGTCGAACGGGATCTGGCGGCCGCGTTCGGCTGCACGCGCGGCGCGTTGCGCAAGGTGCTGGCGCGGCTGGGTTTCGAGGGCAAGCTGGTGCTGGAGGCGAATCGCGGCGCGTTCGTGCCGTCGCCGTCGGAGGACGACATCCGCCAGGTGTATCGGGCGCGGCAGATCGTCGAGGCGGGCATCGTCGCGGCGCTGTGTGGCGAGCTGAGCGCCGCGCACAAGCGTCGTCTGCGCGCGCACGTGCGCGCCGAGGAAAAGGCGTCGAAAACCGGCGCGGTCGATGAATCGGTGCGCCTGGCCGGCCAGTTTCACGTGCTGCTGACGGAACTGGCGGGCGGCACGGAACTGCTCGGGCTGGTCGGGCAACTCGTCGCGAAGACCGAGCTTTACAAGGCGCTGTTCGATCCGTCGAAGGGGTCGGCCTGTTCCGCGGACGAGCATCTGCGCATCATCGAGGCGCTCGACGCGGGCGATCTGCCGGTGGCGCTCGCCGCGATGCGCGAGCATCTGGCGGAACTGGAGGAGCGGGTAGTCGCGCAGGTGCGCAGAAGCGCCGCCGGTGACGATCTTGGGGCGGTGTTCGGGGAGTGA
- the infA gene encoding translation initiation factor IF-1 codes for MAKEELLELDGIVDEVLPDSRYRVTLDNGVVVGAYASGRMRKNHIRILAGDRVTLELSVYDLTKGRINFRHKDERASGGGGARPAQARRR; via the coding sequence ACGGTATCGTCGACGAAGTACTTCCGGACAGCCGTTACCGCGTGACGCTCGACAACGGCGTCGTGGTTGGCGCTTACGCGTCCGGACGCATGCGCAAGAATCACATTCGTATCCTCGCAGGCGACCGCGTGACGCTGGAACTGTCGGTCTACGATCTGACCAAGGGCCGGATCAACTTCCGTCATAAAGACGAACGCGCAAGCGGCGGCGGCGGGGCACGTCCCGCACAGGCTCGTCGGCGTTGA
- a CDS encoding MFS transporter, with amino-acid sequence MNDAARALSLRDLLWLGAIVVIGVNLRPLLTSISPLMGTIRAATGLSFYGASLLTSLPVIAMGIGAFGAGVLTRVLGETRGVALGLLAIALACGARWATASGAALLMTAGLAGIGVAAVQALLPAVMKQRFHARVPLAMGVFSASIMGGGGLGASVSPRVSAALGSWHAGLAVWALPAIVALIGWLVLNRTLPVQAGQAPHRATMAPAHVNTSVNASANSSANSSANAAVPLWRTRRAWTLGLFFGIVNGGYTSLVAWLPAFYQQRGVGVAASGALLAGMTVFQAAAALLLPLAAAPFRDRRPWLALGLSAQLTGLLGLILCPDTAAWFWVGIAGAGLGGTFSLTLVTAMDHAADHRLAGKLVAFTQGVGFVVAALAPMVAGMVRTWNGGFGGAWIMLAACVVAMLALSLVFSPRSYTRWH; translated from the coding sequence GTGAACGACGCCGCCCGCGCGCTCAGCTTGCGGGATCTGCTGTGGCTGGGCGCGATCGTCGTGATCGGCGTGAATCTGCGGCCATTGCTGACGTCGATCAGTCCGTTGATGGGCACGATCCGCGCCGCCACCGGCTTGAGCTTTTACGGCGCGTCGCTGCTGACCAGTTTGCCGGTGATCGCGATGGGCATCGGCGCATTCGGCGCGGGCGTGTTGACCCGCGTGCTCGGCGAGACGCGCGGCGTCGCGCTCGGTCTGCTGGCGATCGCGCTGGCCTGCGGCGCGCGCTGGGCCACCGCCAGCGGCGCCGCGCTGCTGATGACGGCCGGGCTCGCGGGCATCGGCGTCGCGGCGGTACAGGCGCTGCTGCCGGCCGTGATGAAGCAGCGTTTTCATGCACGCGTGCCGCTCGCGATGGGCGTGTTTTCCGCGTCGATCATGGGCGGCGGCGGGCTCGGCGCGAGCGTGAGCCCGCGCGTCAGCGCCGCGCTGGGATCGTGGCATGCGGGCCTCGCTGTGTGGGCGCTGCCCGCGATCGTCGCGCTGATTGGCTGGCTGGTCTTGAACCGGACCCTGCCGGTGCAGGCGGGACAGGCGCCGCACCGGGCCACGATGGCGCCTGCCCACGTCAACACCAGCGTCAATGCCAGCGCCAACAGCAGCGCGAACAGCAGCGCCAACGCTGCCGTGCCGCTCTGGCGCACGCGCCGCGCGTGGACGCTCGGGCTGTTCTTCGGCATCGTCAACGGCGGATACACGAGTCTGGTCGCGTGGCTGCCGGCGTTCTATCAGCAGCGCGGCGTCGGCGTCGCGGCCAGCGGCGCGTTGCTGGCCGGCATGACGGTGTTCCAGGCCGCGGCGGCCTTGCTGCTGCCGCTGGCGGCCGCGCCGTTCCGCGACCGTCGTCCGTGGCTCGCGCTCGGCCTGTCCGCGCAGTTGACCGGGCTGCTCGGCCTGATCCTGTGCCCCGACACGGCCGCGTGGTTCTGGGTCGGCATCGCGGGCGCCGGGCTCGGCGGCACGTTTTCGCTGACGCTCGTCACCGCGATGGACCATGCCGCCGACCATCGCCTGGCCGGCAAGCTGGTCGCCTTCACGCAAGGCGTCGGGTTCGTGGTCGCCGCGCTCGCGCCGATGGTGGCCGGCATGGTGCGCACGTGGAACGGCGGTTTCGGCGGCGCATGGATCATGCTCGCGGCCTGCGTGGTCGCGATGCTCGCGCTCAGCCTGGTGTTTTCGCCGCGCAGCTATACGCGGTGGCATTGA
- a CDS encoding S8 family serine peptidase gives MHDNTQRNARETIRHTHAAHRTLRPSTMIGSITSITTPRRAFAGATALSLSLSLALALGACGGGSIGEASDSGVETSSPEAHADVEAATLAAQSATVPLALSLKMNTDGLETNASNGRFIVKYRSGSAEGGSTSAVQSRLQRLSAAFPSKARHVRRTGVGADVLTTERKLNMKDAKAFMRAIASDPNVEYIEADREMSTAMAPNDPDYTKQWSLSSNQKAGNSYPGIRAEGAWDLANGAGSVIAVVDNGVTSHGDLNPNMLPGFDFLSPNRGGNGTNPGVTTETCVVDWHGTHVAGIAAALTNNGYGIAGVAPNAKVLPVRVMNACGRGYTSDIADGIVWAAGGTVSGAPVNANPAKVINLSLGGLGGCETTLQNALDFAASRGVTVVAAAGNNATSATNFSPANCRNVISVGGSNRWGSRWVDSNFGPTVDLAAPGDSIWSTYNNGTRTPGTEGYAFASGTSMSAPAVSGVIALIQSVAPTPLTPAELRTLLTQNVQPFIGKLDQPIGTGILDATAAVVAARQGRIPAAANFSCRQSSQLMHVSCTDLSSARGAPIRSWVWNFGAPGGDTASTKSTNPELDFEQPGTYEFTLTVTDANGFVSKVTRRVDVAPMLVTDITDAFDSVRFPMNASDKQYFSVSVPPQPFSKMVLVGAKSLTFTLAPDNARDVATLSMKFGTASMVNPACTSVMAGGQAAVCTAARPTSGTYYVMVSSPAPIGNVSIKAVMESYFP, from the coding sequence ATGCACGACAACACACAACGGAACGCGCGGGAGACCATCCGCCACACCCACGCAGCGCATCGCACGCTGCGTCCAAGCACCATGATCGGCTCGATCACCTCGATCACCACGCCACGCCGGGCGTTCGCCGGCGCCACCGCGCTGTCGCTATCGCTATCGCTCGCGCTCGCCCTCGGCGCGTGCGGCGGCGGCAGCATCGGCGAAGCGAGCGACAGCGGCGTCGAAACCAGTTCGCCCGAGGCGCACGCGGATGTCGAGGCCGCGACGCTCGCCGCGCAATCGGCCACGGTGCCGCTCGCGCTGTCGCTGAAGATGAACACCGACGGGCTCGAAACCAATGCCAGCAACGGCCGTTTCATCGTCAAGTATCGCAGCGGCAGTGCGGAAGGCGGCTCGACCTCGGCGGTGCAATCGCGTTTGCAACGGCTGTCGGCGGCTTTTCCGTCGAAGGCGCGGCATGTGCGCCGCACCGGCGTCGGCGCCGATGTGCTCACCACCGAACGCAAGCTGAACATGAAGGACGCGAAAGCGTTCATGCGCGCGATCGCCTCGGACCCGAACGTCGAATATATCGAGGCGGACCGCGAGATGTCGACCGCGATGGCGCCGAACGATCCGGACTACACGAAGCAATGGAGCCTGAGCTCGAACCAGAAAGCCGGCAACAGCTATCCCGGCATTCGCGCGGAAGGCGCATGGGATCTCGCCAACGGCGCGGGCTCGGTGATCGCGGTCGTCGATAACGGCGTGACCAGCCACGGCGATCTGAATCCGAACATGCTGCCCGGTTTCGACTTCCTGTCGCCCAATCGCGGCGGCAACGGCACCAACCCCGGCGTCACCACGGAAACCTGCGTGGTCGACTGGCACGGCACACACGTTGCCGGCATTGCGGCCGCGCTGACGAACAACGGCTACGGCATCGCCGGGGTCGCGCCGAACGCGAAAGTGCTGCCCGTGCGCGTGATGAACGCGTGCGGGCGCGGCTACACGTCCGACATTGCCGACGGCATCGTATGGGCGGCGGGCGGCACGGTGTCCGGCGCGCCCGTCAACGCGAATCCGGCCAAGGTCATCAACCTGAGCCTGGGCGGCCTCGGCGGCTGCGAAACCACGTTGCAGAACGCGCTCGACTTCGCCGCCTCGCGTGGCGTCACCGTGGTCGCGGCAGCCGGCAACAACGCGACCAGCGCGACCAACTTCTCGCCGGCCAACTGCCGCAATGTAATCAGCGTCGGCGGCAGCAATCGCTGGGGGTCGCGCTGGGTCGATTCGAACTTCGGGCCGACGGTCGATCTTGCCGCGCCCGGCGATTCGATCTGGTCGACGTATAACAACGGCACCCGCACGCCTGGAACCGAAGGTTATGCGTTCGCCTCGGGCACCTCGATGTCCGCGCCGGCGGTAAGCGGCGTGATCGCGCTGATCCAGTCCGTCGCGCCGACGCCGCTGACGCCCGCCGAACTGCGAACGTTGCTCACGCAGAACGTGCAGCCGTTTATCGGCAAACTGGACCAGCCGATCGGCACGGGCATTCTGGACGCGACCGCGGCCGTCGTCGCCGCCCGGCAAGGCCGGATTCCGGCCGCGGCGAACTTCAGTTGCAGGCAGAGCAGTCAACTGATGCACGTGTCCTGCACGGATCTGTCCAGCGCGCGCGGCGCGCCGATCCGTTCGTGGGTCTGGAACTTCGGCGCACCGGGCGGAGATACCGCGTCGACGAAGTCGACCAACCCCGAACTCGATTTCGAGCAGCCGGGCACCTATGAATTCACGCTGACGGTAACGGACGCGAACGGATTCGTGAGCAAGGTGACCCGCCGCGTCGACGTTGCGCCGATGCTGGTGACCGACATCACCGACGCCTTCGACAGCGTGCGTTTCCCGATGAATGCATCGGACAAGCAGTATTTCTCGGTGTCGGTTCCGCCCCAGCCGTTCAGCAAGATGGTGCTGGTGGGCGCGAAGAGTCTCACGTTCACGCTGGCGCCCGATAACGCGCGTGACGTCGCGACCTTGTCGATGAAGTTCGGCACCGCGTCGATGGTCAATCCGGCGTGCACCTCCGTCATGGCGGGCGGACAGGCGGCGGTCTGCACGGCGGCACGGCCGACTTCGGGCACGTACTACGTGATGGTCAGTTCCCCGGCGCCGATCGGCAACGTGTCGATCAAGGCGGTCATGGAGTCTTACTTCCCCTAA